Proteins from one Escherichia coli genomic window:
- the hybD gene encoding HyaD/HybD family hydrogenase maturation endopeptidase gives MRILVLGVGNILLTDEAIGVRIVEALEQRYILPDYVEILDGGTAGMELLGDMANRDHLIIADAIVSKKNAPGTMMILRDEEVPALFTNKISPHQLGLADVLSALRFTGEFPKKLTLVGVIPESLEPHIGLTPTVEAMIEPALEQVLAALRESGVEAIPREATHD, from the coding sequence ATGCGTATTTTAGTCTTAGGGGTTGGCAATATTTTGCTGACCGATGAAGCCATCGGTGTGCGGATTGTCGAAGCGTTAGAGCAACGATACATTCTGCCGGATTATGTTGAGATCCTCGATGGCGGCACGGCGGGAATGGAGCTGCTTGGCGACATGGCAAATCGCGATCATCTGATTATCGCCGATGCCATTGTGTCGAAAAAGAACGCGCCGGGAACGATGATGATCCTGCGGGATGAAGAAGTTCCGGCGTTGTTTACCAACAAAATCTCTCCGCATCAGCTTGGCCTGGCCGACGTATTGTCGGCCCTGCGCTTCACCGGCGAGTTTCCGAAAAAGCTGACCCTGGTCGGCGTGATCCCGGAATCGCTGGAGCCGCACATCGGTTTGACACCAACGGTTGAAGCGATGATTGAACCTGCGCTTGAGCAGGTTCTGGCTGCGCTGCGCGAATCAGGCGTGGAAGCTATCCCACGGGAGGCGACTCATGACTGA
- the hybB gene encoding Ni/Fe-hydrogenase cytochrome b subunit — MSHDPQPLGGKIISKPVMIFGPLIVICMLLIVKRLVFGLGSVSDLNGGFPWGVWIAFDLLIGTGFACGGWALAWAVYVFNRGQYHPLVRPALLASLFGYSLGGLSITIDVGRYWNLPYFYIPGHFNVNSVLFETAVCMTIYIGVMALEFAPALFERLGWKVSLKRLNKVMFFIIALGALLPTMHQSSMGSLMISAGYKVHPLWQSYEMLPLFSLLTAFIMGFSIVIFEGSLVQAGLRGNGPDEKSLFVKLTNTISVLLAIFIVLRFGELIYRDKLSLAFAGDFYSVMFWIEVLLMLFPLVVLRVAKLRNDSRMLFLSALSALLGCATWRLTYSLVAFNPGGGYAYFPTWEELLISIGFVAIEICAYIVLIRLLPILPPLKQNDHNRHEASKA; from the coding sequence ATGAGTCATGATCCACAACCGCTGGGCGGCAAAATCATCAGTAAACCGGTCATGATTTTTGGACCGTTAATCGTCATCTGTATGCTCCTGATTGTGAAGCGTCTGGTGTTCGGTCTGGGCTCTGTCTCTGACCTGAACGGCGGCTTCCCGTGGGGCGTGTGGATCGCGTTTGACCTGTTGATCGGCACCGGCTTTGCCTGTGGCGGCTGGGCGCTGGCATGGGCGGTATACGTCTTTAATCGTGGGCAATACCATCCGCTGGTGCGTCCGGCACTGTTGGCAAGTCTGTTTGGTTACTCACTGGGTGGCTTGTCGATCACTATCGACGTTGGTCGCTACTGGAACCTGCCGTACTTCTACATTCCGGGTCACTTCAACGTGAACTCGGTACTGTTCGAGACGGCGGTCTGTATGACCATCTACATCGGCGTGATGGCACTGGAGTTTGCTCCGGCACTGTTTGAACGTCTGGGCTGGAAAGTGTCGCTCAAGCGTCTGAACAAGGTGATGTTCTTCATCATCGCGCTCGGCGCGCTGCTGCCAACTATGCACCAGTCTTCAATGGGGTCGCTGATGATCTCGGCGGGCTACAAGGTGCATCCACTGTGGCAAAGCTATGAAATGTTGCCGCTGTTCTCGCTGCTGACGGCGTTCATCATGGGCTTCTCGATTGTCATCTTTGAAGGTTCGCTGGTGCAGGCGGGTCTGCGTGGCAACGGTCCGGATGAAAAGAGCCTGTTCGTCAAACTGACCAACACCATCAGTGTGTTGCTGGCGATTTTCATCGTGTTGCGCTTTGGCGAGCTGATCTATCGCGACAAGCTGTCGTTAGCGTTTGCCGGTGACTTCTACTCCGTGATGTTCTGGATTGAAGTCCTGCTGATGCTCTTCCCGCTGGTTGTTCTGCGTGTGGCGAAGCTGCGTAATGATTCCCGCATGCTGTTCCTGTCAGCACTGAGCGCACTGTTAGGTTGTGCAACCTGGCGTCTGACCTATTCGCTGGTGGCATTCAACCCGGGCGGCGGTTACGCCTACTTCCCGACCTGGGAAGAACTGTTGATTTCTATTGGTTTTGTGGCTATTGAGATTTGCGCTTACATCGTACTCATTCGTCTACTGCCGATACTTCCTCCTTTAAAACAAAACGATCATAATCGTCATGAGGCGAGCAAAGCATGA
- the hybE gene encoding hydrogenase-2 assembly chaperone — protein sequence MTEEIAGFQTSPKAQVQAAFEEIARRSMHDLSFLHPSMPVYVSDFTLFEGQWTGCVITPWMLSAVIFPGPDQLWPLRKVSEKIGLQLPYGTMTFTVGELDGVSQYLSCSLMSPLSHSMSIEEGQRLTDDCARMILSLPVTNPDVPHAGRRALLFGRRSGENA from the coding sequence ATGACTGAAGAGATAGCAGGTTTCCAGACCTCCCCGAAGGCGCAAGTACAGGCAGCGTTTGAAGAAATTGCCCGGCGTTCGATGCACGATCTCTCTTTTCTGCATCCTTCAATGCCAGTGTATGTTTCTGACTTTACGCTGTTCGAAGGTCAGTGGACGGGGTGTGTAATCACCCCGTGGATGCTGAGTGCAGTTATCTTCCCCGGCCCGGATCAACTCTGGCCACTGCGCAAAGTCAGTGAAAAAATTGGTCTGCAACTGCCGTATGGCACCATGACCTTTACTGTTGGTGAACTGGACGGTGTTTCGCAATACCTCTCCTGCTCGCTGATGTCGCCGCTTTCGCATAGCATGTCGATTGAAGAGGGCCAACGGCTGACGGATGACTGCGCGCGGATGATCCTTTCGCTGCCGGTCACTAATCCGGATGTACCACACGCAGGGCGTCGTGCCCTGCTATTTGGCCGCAGGAGTGGCGAAAATGCATGA
- the hybO gene encoding hydrogenase 2 small subunit — MTGDNTLIHSHGINRRDFMKLCAALAATMGLSSKAAAEMAESVTNPQRPPVIWIGAQECTGCTESLLRATHPTVENLVLETISLEYHEVLSAAFGHQVEENKHNALEKYKGQYVLVVDGSIPLKDNGIYCMVAGEPIVDHIRKAAEGAAAIIAIGSCSAWGGVAAAGVNPTGAVSLQEVLPGKTVINIPGCPPNPHNFLATVAHIITYGKPPKLDDKNRPTFAYGRLIHEHCERRPHFDAGRFAKEFGDEGHREGWCLYHLGCKGPETYGNCSTLQFCDVGGVWPVAIGHPCYGCNEEGIGFHKGIHQLANVENQTPRSQKPDVNAKEGGNVSAGAIGLLGGVVGLVAGVSVMAVRELGRQQKKDNADSRGE, encoded by the coding sequence ATGACTGGAGATAACACCCTCATCCATTCTCACGGCATTAACCGTCGTGATTTCATGAAGCTTTGTGCAGCATTAGCCGCCACCATGGGGTTAAGTAGCAAAGCCGCTGCAGAAATGGCCGAATCGGTTACTAACCCGCAGCGTCCGCCAGTTATCTGGATTGGCGCGCAGGAGTGCACCGGTTGTACGGAATCTCTGCTTCGTGCAACGCATCCAACTGTAGAAAACCTCGTGCTGGAGACTATCTCTCTGGAGTATCACGAAGTGCTTTCCGCCGCCTTCGGTCATCAGGTCGAAGAGAACAAACATAACGCTCTCGAGAAGTACAAAGGGCAGTATGTGTTAGTGGTGGATGGTTCCATCCCATTAAAAGATAATGGTATTTATTGCATGGTTGCCGGTGAGCCGATTGTGGATCACATCCGCAAAGCGGCGGAAGGCGCAGCAGCCATTATCGCTATCGGTTCCTGCTCTGCGTGGGGCGGTGTTGCCGCAGCTGGAGTTAACCCAACTGGCGCTGTCAGCCTGCAAGAAGTTCTGCCGGGCAAAACCGTTATCAACATTCCGGGCTGCCCACCGAACCCGCACAACTTCCTCGCGACCGTTGCGCACATCATCACTTACGGCAAACCGCCGAAACTGGATGACAAAAACCGTCCGACTTTCGCCTATGGCCGTCTGATTCACGAACACTGCGAACGCCGCCCGCACTTCGATGCTGGTCGTTTTGCCAAAGAGTTCGGTGATGAAGGCCACCGCGAAGGCTGGTGCCTGTACCACCTCGGCTGTAAAGGGCCAGAAACTTACGGCAACTGCTCAACGCTGCAATTCTGCGATGTTGGTGGTGTGTGGCCGGTGGCGATTGGTCACCCGTGCTATGGCTGTAACGAAGAAGGTATCGGCTTCCATAAAGGCATCCATCAGCTTGCCAACGTCGAAAACCAGACTCCGCGTTCGCAGAAACCGGATGTTAACGCTAAAGAGGGCGGCAACGTCTCTGCGGGCGCTATCGGTTTGCTCGGCGGTGTGGTTGGGCTGGTTGCCGGTGTCAGCGTGATGGCGGTGCGTGAACTGGGTCGTCAGCAAAAGAAAGATAACGCTGACTCACGGGGAGAATAA
- the hybG gene encoding hydrogenase maturation factor HybG, giving the protein MCIGVPGQVLAVGEDIHQLAQVEVCGIKRDVNIALICEGNPADLLGQWVLVHVGFAMSIIDEDEAKATLDALRQMDYDITSA; this is encoded by the coding sequence ATGTGTATTGGCGTTCCAGGCCAGGTGCTGGCTGTCGGTGAAGATATTCACCAGCTTGCGCAGGTTGAAGTATGTGGTATCAAGCGCGACGTGAATATCGCCCTGATTTGTGAAGGTAATCCTGCCGATCTGCTGGGCCAGTGGGTGCTGGTGCACGTCGGATTTGCCATGAGCATCATCGACGAAGACGAAGCCAAAGCCACATTAGACGCACTGCGCCAAATGGATTACGACATTACCAGCGCGTGA
- the hypA gene encoding hydrogenase maturation nickel metallochaperone HypA has product MHELSLCQSAVEIIQRQAEQHDVKRVTAVWLEIGALSCVEESAVRFSFEIVCHGTVAQGCDLHIIYKPAQAWCWDCSQVVEIHQHDAQCPLCHGERLRVDTGDSLIVKSIEVE; this is encoded by the coding sequence ATGCATGAGTTGTCGCTTTGCCAGAGCGCCGTTGAAATTATCCAACGGCAGGCGGAGCAGCATGATGTTAAGCGCGTCACCGCCGTGTGGCTGGAAATTGGCGCGCTCTCCTGCGTTGAGGAGAGCGCCGTCCGTTTTAGTTTTGAAATTGTCTGCCACGGAACGGTGGCGCAAGGGTGCGATTTACATATCATCTATAAACCCGCCCAGGCCTGGTGCTGGGATTGTAGCCAGGTAGTGGAGATTCATCAGCACGATGCGCAATGCCCGCTCTGTCACGGTGAGCGGTTGCGCGTCGATACCGGCGATTCGCTAATCGTCAAAAGTATTGAAGTTGAATAA
- the hybC gene encoding hydrogenase 2 large subunit, with amino-acid sequence MSQRITIDPVTRIEGHLRIDCEIENGVVSKAWASGTMWRGMEEIVKNRDPRDAWMIVQRICGVCTTTHALSSVRAAESALNIDVPVNAQYIRNIILAAHTTHDHIVHFYQLSALDWVDITSALQADPTKASEMLKGVSTWHLNSPEEFTKVQNKIKDLVASGQLGIFANGYWGHPAMKLPPEVNLIAVAHYLQALECQRDANRVVALLGGKTPHIQNLAVGGVANPINLDGLGVLNLERLMYIKSFIDKLSDFVEQVYKVDTAVIAAFYPEWLTRGKGAVNYLSVPEFPTDSKNGSFLFPGGYIENADLSSYRPITSHSDEYLIKGIQESAKHSWYKDEAPQAPWEGTTIPAYDGWSDDGKYSWVKSPTFYGKTVEVGPLANMLVKLAAGRESTQNKLNEIVAIYQKLTGNTLEVAQLHSTLGRIIGRTVHCCELQDILQNQYSALITNIGKGDHTTFVKPNIPATGEFKGVGFLEAPRGMLSHWMVIKDGIISNYQAVVPSTWNSGPRNFNDDVGPYEQSLVGTPVADPNKPLEVVRTIHSFDPCMACAVHVVDADGNEVVSVKVL; translated from the coding sequence ATGAGCCAGAGAATTACTATTGATCCGGTAACCCGAATTGAAGGGCATTTACGCATCGATTGCGAAATCGAAAATGGCGTCGTTTCGAAAGCATGGGCTTCCGGTACCATGTGGCGCGGCATGGAAGAGATCGTGAAAAACCGCGATCCGCGCGATGCATGGATGATTGTGCAACGTATCTGTGGCGTATGTACTACCACTCACGCGCTGTCTTCTGTCCGTGCGGCAGAGAGTGCGCTGAATATCGACGTTCCGGTTAACGCGCAATACATCCGTAACATCATTCTGGCTGCGCACACCACGCATGACCATATCGTTCATTTCTATCAGCTTTCGGCGCTGGACTGGGTGGACATTACTTCTGCACTGCAAGCTGACCCAACCAAAGCCTCGGAAATGCTGAAAGGCGTTTCGACCTGGCATCTGAACAGCCCGGAAGAGTTCACTAAAGTTCAGAACAAGATCAAAGATCTGGTTGCCAGCGGTCAGTTGGGTATTTTCGCTAATGGCTACTGGGGGCACCCGGCAATGAAACTGCCGCCGGAAGTGAACCTGATTGCGGTAGCGCACTACCTGCAAGCGCTGGAGTGCCAGCGTGACGCTAACCGCGTCGTGGCGCTGCTGGGCGGTAAAACGCCGCACATTCAGAACCTGGCGGTAGGTGGTGTCGCGAACCCAATCAACCTCGACGGTCTGGGCGTGCTGAACCTTGAGCGCCTGATGTATATCAAGTCTTTCATCGACAAACTGAGCGACTTTGTTGAGCAGGTTTACAAGGTTGATACCGCAGTTATCGCCGCGTTCTACCCGGAATGGCTGACGCGCGGTAAAGGTGCGGTGAACTACCTGAGCGTGCCGGAATTCCCGACCGACAGCAAAAATGGTAGCTTCCTGTTCCCGGGCGGCTACATTGAGAATGCGGATCTGTCCTCGTATCGTCCGATCACTTCCCATTCCGATGAATATCTGATCAAAGGGATTCAGGAAAGCGCGAAGCACTCCTGGTATAAAGACGAAGCGCCGCAGGCACCGTGGGAAGGCACCACTATTCCGGCTTATGATGGTTGGTCTGACGACGGTAAATATTCCTGGGTGAAATCACCGACTTTCTACGGCAAAACGGTAGAAGTGGGTCCGCTGGCTAACATGCTGGTGAAACTGGCGGCAGGTCGCGAATCTACCCAAAACAAACTGAATGAAATCGTTGCGATTTATCAGAAACTGACAGGCAACACGCTGGAAGTGGCGCAGCTGCACTCCACGCTGGGCCGTATTATTGGTCGTACCGTTCACTGCTGCGAATTGCAGGATATCCTGCAAAATCAATACAGTGCACTGATCACCAATATCGGCAAAGGCGATCACACCACCTTTGTGAAACCGAACATTCCGGCAACGGGTGAGTTCAAAGGTGTTGGCTTCCTTGAAGCACCGCGCGGTATGCTCTCTCACTGGATGGTGATCAAAGACGGTATTATCAGTAACTACCAGGCAGTTGTTCCATCAACCTGGAACTCTGGCCCGCGTAACTTCAATGACGACGTTGGTCCTTACGAACAGTCGCTGGTGGGCACGCCGGTTGCTGATCCGAATAAACCGCTGGAAGTGGTGCGTACCATTCACTCCTTCGACCCGTGCATGGCCTGTGCGGTACACGTAGTGGATGCCGACGGCAACGAAGTGGTTTCAGTGAAGGTTCTGTAA
- the hybA gene encoding hydrogenase 2 operon protein HybA yields the protein MNRRNFIKAASCGALLTGALPSVSHAAAENRPPIPGSLGMLYDSTLCVGCQACVTKCQDINFPERNPQGEQTWSNNDKLSPYTNNIIQVWTSGTGVNKDQEENGYAYIKKQCMHCVDPNCVSVCPVSALKKDPKTGIVHYDKDVCTGCRYCMVACPYNVPKYDYNNPFGALHKCELCNQKGVERLDKGGLPGCVEVCPAGAVIFGTREELMAEAKKRLALKPGSEYHYPRQTLKSGDTYLHTVPKYYPHLYGEKEGGGTQVLVLTGVPYENLDLPKLDDLSTGARSEHVQHTLYKGMMLPLAVLAGLTVLVRRNTKNDHHDGGDDHES from the coding sequence GTGAACAGACGTAATTTTATTAAAGCAGCCTCCTGCGGGGCATTGCTGACGGGCGCGTTGCCGTCGGTCAGTCATGCGGCTGCTGAAAACCGCCCGCCAATTCCGGGATCGCTGGGTATGTTGTATGACTCGACGCTGTGCGTAGGCTGCCAGGCTTGCGTCACTAAGTGTCAGGATATCAACTTCCCTGAACGTAACCCACAAGGGGAACAGACCTGGTCGAACAACGACAAACTGTCGCCGTACACCAATAACATCATTCAGGTGTGGACCAGCGGCACGGGAGTCAACAAAGACCAGGAAGAGAACGGCTATGCGTACATTAAGAAACAGTGTATGCACTGCGTCGATCCGAACTGTGTCTCCGTGTGCCCGGTCTCCGCGCTGAAAAAAGATCCGAAAACCGGCATTGTCCATTACGACAAAGATGTGTGCACCGGCTGCCGTTACTGCATGGTCGCCTGCCCATACAACGTGCCGAAGTACGACTACAACAACCCGTTTGGTGCGCTGCATAAGTGTGAGCTTTGCAACCAGAAAGGTGTGGAACGTCTTGATAAAGGCGGTCTGCCTGGCTGCGTAGAAGTGTGCCCGGCGGGCGCGGTGATTTTTGGTACGCGTGAAGAGCTGATGGCGGAGGCGAAAAAACGTCTGGCGCTGAAGCCTGGCAGCGAATACCACTATCCACGTCAGACGCTGAAATCTGGCGACACTTACCTGCACACAGTGCCGAAATATTATCCGCATCTGTACGGCGAGAAAGAGGGCGGCGGTACTCAGGTACTGGTACTGACGGGTGTGCCTTATGAAAATCTCGACCTGCCGAAACTGGACGATCTTTCTACTGGTGCGCGTTCCGAACATGTTCAACACACCCTGTATAAAGGCATGATGCTACCACTGGCTGTGCTGGCGGGCTTAACCGTGCTGGTTCGTCGCAACACCAAAAACGACCATCACGACGGAGGAGACGATCATGAGTCATGA